The Vitis vinifera cultivar Pinot Noir 40024 chromosome 12, ASM3070453v1 genome has a segment encoding these proteins:
- the LOC100264246 gene encoding cinnamoyl-CoA reductase 1: MAEKEEKERVCITGAGGYIASWVVKLLLSKGFIVHGTVREPCDGKNSHLKKLEKASENLKLFKADLLDYDGLCAAIDGCTGVFHIASPNLYPKVSNPQAEVVEPAVVGTINILKACETARVKKVVVVSSVAAVILNPSWPKDRPKDEECWSDPEICKAPENYYFLSKTLAESETWKHARTSELDIATVCPSFVFGPMLQPTLNASSYVLLTYLKDGPESVENKDRPIIDVRDLAEAILLVYEKPEAQGRYICSSYTISTQELVEKLKSMYPNYNYPKSYTAVEGLKLSSEKLQGLGWKYRPLEETLVDAVKSFQENGFLPKH, translated from the exons ATGgctgagaaagaagagaaggaaAGGGTGTGTATCACAGGTGCAGGAGGTTACATAGCTTCATGGGTTGTCAAGCTTCTGCTTTCAAAGGGTTTTATTGTTCATGGAACTGTCAGAGAGCCAT GTGATGGAAAGAACAGTCATCTGAAAAAATTGGAGAAGGCTTCAGAGAATTTGAAACTGTTCAAGGCAGACTTGTTGGACTACGATGGCCTTTGTGCTGCCATTGATGGTTGCACTGGAGTCTTCCATATTGCCAGCCCTAATCTTTACCCCAAAGTATCCAATCCCCAG GCAGAAGTGGTAGAGCCTGCTGTAGTGGGTACGATAAATATACTAAAGGCATGTGAGACGGCCAGAGTGAAGAAAGTTGTGGTAGTGTCATCTGTTGCTGCAGTCATCCTCAACCCAAGCTGGCCTAAGGATCGTCCAAAGGATGAAGAATGCTGGTCTGACCCTGAGATTTGTAAGGCACCCGAG AACTATTATTTCCTATCGAAAACACTGGCAGAGAGTGAAACTTGGAAGCATGCAAGGACAAGTGAATTGGACATTGCAACAGTTTGTCCATCCTTTGTTTTCGGGCCCATGTTGCAACCCACACTGAATGCCAGCAGCTACGTTCTCTTAACATATTTGAAAG ATGGACCTGAATCCGTGGAAAATAAAGATCGTCCTATTATTGATGTTCGTGATTTAGCTGAAGCAATTCTTTTGGTATATGAGAAACCTGAGGCACAAGGAAGATACATATGTTCATCATATACAATATCAACACAAGAATTAGTAGAGAAGTTGAAGAGTATGTATCCTAATTACAATTATCCTAAAAG CTACACTGCAGTGGAGGGTTTGAAGCTAAGTTCGGAGAAGTTGCAGGGTTTGGGATGGAAGTATCGGCCACTAGAAGAGACTCTTGTGGATGCTGTTAAAAGCTTTCAAGAGAATGGCTTCTTGCCAAAGCACTAG